The Streptomyces sp. NBC_01255 genome window below encodes:
- a CDS encoding (Fe-S)-binding protein gives MRVALFVTCVNDAVFPATGVATVRLLERLGVEVDFPAAQTCCGQPQFNTGYREETRPLVRRTVRAFEGYEHVVVPSGSCAAMVRRHYPSFGAEAASLGPRVYELTEFLVDVLGVTDVGAYFPYKVTYHPSCHGLRLLGLGERPRRLLEAVKGLELVELPGAEECCGFGGTFAVKNPDVSAAMGADKITNALSTGAGVLCGADNSCLLHLGGMLRRREDPLRALHLAEILASTEEEPWQ, from the coding sequence ATGCGCGTCGCCCTCTTCGTCACCTGCGTCAACGACGCCGTCTTCCCGGCGACGGGCGTGGCGACGGTCCGGCTCCTCGAACGGCTGGGCGTGGAGGTCGACTTCCCCGCCGCGCAGACGTGCTGCGGGCAGCCGCAGTTCAACACCGGCTACCGCGAGGAGACCCGGCCGCTGGTCCGGCGCACGGTCCGGGCCTTCGAGGGGTACGAGCACGTCGTCGTCCCGTCGGGTTCGTGCGCGGCCATGGTGCGCCGGCACTATCCGTCGTTCGGCGCGGAGGCGGCGAGCCTGGGCCCGCGCGTGTACGAGCTGACGGAGTTCCTGGTGGACGTGCTGGGCGTGACGGACGTGGGCGCGTACTTCCCGTACAAGGTGACGTACCACCCGTCCTGTCACGGGCTCCGGCTGCTCGGGCTCGGGGAGCGCCCCCGGCGGCTCCTGGAGGCGGTGAAGGGTCTGGAGCTCGTGGAGCTGCCGGGGGCGGAGGAGTGCTGCGGCTTCGGCGGGACCTTCGCGGTGAAGAACCCGGACGTGTCGGCCGCCATGGGCGCCGACAAGATCACGAACGCGCTTTCCACGGGTGCCGGGGTGCTGTGCGGCGCGGACAACTCCTGCCTGCTGCACCTGGGCGGCATGCTGAGACGGCGCGAAGACCCGCTGCGGGCCCTGCACTTGGCGGAGATCCTGGCGAGTACGGAAGAGGAGCCCTGGCAGTGA
- a CDS encoding bifunctional aldolase/short-chain dehydrogenase yields the protein MTSAPHPVVTSLVERSHRLGSDPRTTNYAGGNTSAKGFVTDPVTGGPTELMWVKGSGGDLGTLTEDGLAVLRLDRLRALVDVYPGVEREDEMVAAFDHCLYGKGGAAPSIDTAMHGLVPAAHVDHLHPDAGIALACAADGEKLTADCFGDTVVWVPWRRPGFQLGLDIAAVRAAHPQAVGCVLGGHGITAWGDTSEECERNALHIIRTAEAFLVERGRPEPFGPVVDGCAPLPEAARRERAAALAPYVRGLASRDLPQVGHFTDSDAVLDFLARSEHPRLAALGTSCPDHFLRTKVRPLVLDLPADAPLDRAVARLRELHAEYREEYAAYYARHATADSPAMRGADPAIVLVPGVGMFSFGRDKQTARVAGEFYVNAINVMRGAEAVSSYAPIEEAEKFRIEYWELEEAKLRRMPKPRPLATRVALVTGAGSGIGRAIAHRLVAEGACVVVADLDAANAAAVAEELGGPDKAMAVAVDVTSEERIGAAFRSALLAFGGVDLVVNNAGLSISKPLLDTTAQDWDVQHAVMARGSFLVSREAARVMTAQGLGGDIVYIASKNAVFAGPNNIAYSATKADQAHQVRLLAAELGEHGIRVNGVNPDGVVRGSGIFAGGWGAQRAATYGIAEEELGAFYAQRTLLKREVLPEHVANAVFALTGGDLSHTTGLHVPVDAGVAAAFLR from the coding sequence ATGACCTCCGCCCCGCACCCCGTCGTCACCTCCCTCGTAGAACGTTCTCACCGGCTCGGCTCCGATCCCCGCACCACCAACTACGCCGGCGGCAACACCTCCGCGAAGGGCTTCGTCACCGACCCCGTCACCGGCGGCCCCACCGAGCTCATGTGGGTCAAGGGCTCCGGTGGCGACCTGGGCACGCTCACCGAGGACGGGCTCGCGGTGCTGCGCCTCGACCGGCTGCGCGCGCTCGTCGACGTCTACCCGGGCGTCGAGCGCGAGGACGAGATGGTCGCCGCCTTCGACCACTGCCTGTACGGGAAGGGGGGCGCAGCCCCGTCCATCGACACCGCCATGCACGGCCTCGTGCCCGCGGCCCACGTCGACCACCTCCACCCGGACGCGGGAATCGCGCTCGCCTGCGCCGCCGACGGGGAGAAGCTGACCGCCGACTGCTTCGGCGACACGGTGGTGTGGGTGCCGTGGCGGCGCCCCGGCTTCCAGCTGGGTCTCGACATCGCCGCCGTGCGGGCCGCCCACCCGCAGGCCGTCGGCTGCGTCCTCGGCGGCCACGGCATCACGGCCTGGGGCGACACCTCGGAGGAGTGCGAGCGGAACGCGCTGCACATCATCAGGACCGCCGAGGCCTTCCTCGTCGAGCGGGGCCGCCCGGAGCCCTTCGGGCCGGTCGTCGACGGCTGCGCGCCGCTGCCCGAGGCGGCGCGGCGGGAGCGGGCCGCCGCACTCGCCCCGTACGTCCGGGGGCTCGCCTCCCGGGACCTGCCGCAGGTCGGCCACTTCACGGACTCCGACGCGGTGCTCGACTTCCTCGCCCGCTCCGAACATCCGCGGCTCGCCGCCCTCGGCACGTCCTGCCCCGACCACTTCCTGCGGACGAAGGTCCGGCCGCTCGTCCTCGACCTGCCCGCCGACGCACCCCTCGACCGGGCGGTCGCCCGGCTGCGGGAGCTGCACGCCGAGTACCGCGAGGAGTACGCGGCGTACTACGCGCGGCACGCCACCGCCGACTCCCCCGCCATGCGGGGCGCGGACCCGGCGATCGTCCTCGTCCCCGGCGTGGGCATGTTCTCCTTCGGCCGCGACAAGCAGACGGCGCGGGTGGCGGGCGAATTCTACGTCAACGCGATCAACGTGATGCGCGGGGCCGAGGCGGTCTCCTCGTACGCGCCGATCGAGGAGGCGGAGAAGTTCCGCATCGAGTACTGGGAGTTGGAGGAGGCCAAGCTGCGGCGGATGCCGAAGCCGAGGCCGCTCGCGACCCGGGTGGCGCTCGTGACGGGCGCGGGCAGCGGCATCGGCCGGGCCATCGCGCACCGGCTGGTCGCCGAGGGCGCCTGTGTGGTGGTCGCCGACCTCGACGCGGCGAACGCGGCAGCGGTCGCGGAGGAGTTGGGCGGCCCGGACAAGGCCATGGCCGTCGCCGTGGACGTCACGTCGGAGGAGCGGATCGGCGCCGCGTTCCGGTCGGCGCTGCTCGCGTTCGGCGGGGTCGACCTGGTCGTCAACAACGCGGGCCTCTCCATCTCCAAGCCGCTCCTGGACACGACGGCGCAGGACTGGGACGTCCAGCACGCCGTCATGGCGCGGGGTTCGTTCCTCGTGTCGCGGGAGGCCGCGCGGGTGATGACGGCCCAGGGGCTGGGCGGCGACATCGTCTACATCGCCTCCAAGAACGCGGTCTTCGCCGGGCCGAACAACATCGCCTATTCCGCGACGAAGGCCGATCAGGCGCATCAAGTGCGGTTGCTCGCAGCGGAGTTGGGCGAGCACGGGATTCGGGTCAACGGCGTCAACCCGGACGGCGTGGTGCGCGGATCGGGCATCTTCGCCGGCGGCTGGGGTGCTCAGCGGGCCGCCACGTACGGCATCGCGGAGGAGGAGCTGGGCGCCTTCTACGCCCAGCGGACCCTCCTGAAGCGGGAGGTCCTGCCCGAACACGTCGCCAACGCGGTCTTCGCGCTCACCGGCGGCGACCTCAGCCACACCACCGGGCTCCATGTCCCGGTGGACGCGGGCGTGGCCGCCGCGTTCCTCCGGTGA
- a CDS encoding LutB/LldF family L-lactate oxidation iron-sulfur protein: MSGTFVGMPSFPKAAHEAVGDATLRANLRHATHTIRDKRARAVAELDDWAALREAGKRIKDDTLRHLGTYLVRLEEAVTRAGGTVHWAADAAEANRIVTDLVKATGETEVVKVKSMATQEIGLNEHLEAEGIAAYETDLAELIVQLGEDRPSHILVPAIHRNRGEIRDIFREKMGSWGRPAPEGLSDTPAELAEAARLHLREKFLRAKVGISGANFMVAETGTLVVVESEGNGRMCLTLPETLISVVGIEKVVPTWRDLEVFLQTLPRSSTAERMNPYTSMWTGTTDDDGPRTFHLVLLDNGRTDALADEVGRQALRCIRCSACLNVCPVYERAGGHAYGSVYPGPIGAILTPQLRGTTSDIDASLPYASSLCGACYDVCPVAIDIPEVLVHLRERVAGEGGKGHRLEKAAMKAAGWVLDHPSALAAGERLASATRKLHPKRLPGPGARQWSDHRDLPELPAEPFRDWWKKNRT; the protein is encoded by the coding sequence GTGAGTGGAACCTTTGTCGGAATGCCGTCCTTCCCCAAGGCGGCGCACGAGGCGGTCGGCGACGCCACGCTTCGGGCGAACCTGCGGCACGCGACGCACACGATCCGGGACAAGCGGGCGCGGGCGGTGGCCGAGCTCGACGACTGGGCCGCGCTGCGGGAGGCCGGGAAGCGCATCAAGGACGACACGCTCCGCCATCTGGGCACGTATCTGGTCCGGTTGGAGGAAGCGGTGACGCGCGCGGGCGGCACCGTGCACTGGGCCGCGGACGCCGCGGAGGCGAACCGGATCGTCACCGACCTGGTGAAGGCCACGGGCGAGACGGAGGTCGTCAAGGTCAAGTCGATGGCCACCCAGGAGATCGGGCTCAACGAGCACCTGGAGGCCGAGGGCATCGCCGCCTACGAGACGGATCTCGCGGAGCTCATCGTGCAGCTCGGCGAGGACCGCCCCTCGCACATCCTGGTCCCGGCCATCCACCGCAACCGGGGCGAGATCCGCGACATCTTCAGGGAGAAGATGGGAAGTTGGGGCCGCCCGGCTCCGGAGGGCCTGAGCGACACCCCGGCCGAGCTCGCGGAGGCGGCCCGGCTGCACCTGCGGGAGAAGTTCCTGCGGGCCAAGGTGGGGATCTCGGGGGCGAACTTCATGGTCGCCGAGACCGGCACCCTGGTCGTCGTCGAGTCGGAGGGCAACGGCCGCATGTGCCTGACCCTGCCCGAGACCCTCATCTCCGTCGTCGGGATCGAGAAGGTGGTGCCGACCTGGCGGGACCTGGAGGTGTTCCTCCAGACGCTGCCCCGCTCGTCGACGGCCGAGCGCATGAACCCGTACACGAGCATGTGGACCGGCACGACGGACGACGACGGGCCCCGGACCTTCCACCTGGTGCTCCTCGACAACGGCCGCACCGACGCCCTCGCCGACGAGGTCGGGCGCCAGGCGCTGCGCTGCATCCGCTGCTCGGCCTGCCTCAACGTCTGCCCCGTGTACGAGCGGGCCGGCGGGCACGCGTACGGCTCGGTCTACCCCGGGCCGATCGGCGCCATCCTCACCCCCCAACTCCGGGGCACGACAAGCGACATCGACGCGTCGCTGCCGTACGCCTCCTCACTCTGCGGCGCCTGCTACGACGTGTGCCCGGTCGCCATCGACATCCCCGAGGTCCTCGTCCACCTGCGCGAGCGGGTCGCCGGAGAAGGCGGGAAAGGCCACCGCCTGGAGAAGGCCGCGATGAAGGCCGCCGGCTGGGTCCTCGACCACCCGAGCGCGCTCGCCGCCGGGGAGCGGCTGGCGTCCGCGACCCGGAAGCTCCACCCGAAGCGCCTCCCTGGCCCCGGCGCCCGCCAGTGGTCCGACCACCGGGACCTGCCCGAACTGCCCGCCGAACCGTTCCGCGACTGGTGGAAGAAGAACCGCACGTGA
- a CDS encoding ABC transporter substrate-binding protein has product MPHITRRSLAAAIAVLLGATALTACGSSDADSGSGDGAGAASGPVSLTYWAWAPGMDKVAALWNAKHPDIKVTVQKQASGDDLVTKIITAAKAHKAPDLVQAEYQALPTLVSNDALADIAQEVQGVKDKFAPGIWQQTTFGGEAVYALPQDSGPLMFFYREDLFKQYGLTVPTTWDEFAETARAVRKKAPKKALTTFSANDSGLFAGLSQQAGAKWWTFEGDTWKVGIDDAATKKVTDFWGGLVAEGAIDNQPMYTPAWNKALNTGEQLAWVSAVWAPGTLTTAAPDTKGKWAMAPLPQWNKGDNATGSWGGSSTAVTTDSKHKAAAAQFATWLNTDPEALAALVKESGIYPAATAAQTSGALAKAPDYFANQPDFYTRAAEIAKTTAPAAWGPNVNVAYTSFKDQFGKAAKAKSGFAEALTAMQAATVTDLDKQGFEVAQ; this is encoded by the coding sequence ATGCCCCACATCACGCGCCGCAGCCTCGCCGCCGCCATCGCCGTCCTCCTCGGTGCCACCGCACTCACCGCCTGCGGTTCCTCGGACGCCGACTCCGGCTCCGGCGACGGGGCGGGCGCCGCCTCCGGCCCCGTCTCGCTCACCTACTGGGCCTGGGCGCCCGGTATGGACAAGGTTGCGGCCCTCTGGAACGCCAAGCACCCCGACATCAAGGTCACCGTGCAGAAGCAGGCGTCCGGGGACGACCTCGTCACCAAGATCATCACCGCGGCGAAGGCGCACAAGGCCCCCGACCTGGTCCAGGCCGAGTACCAGGCCCTGCCGACCCTCGTCAGCAACGACGCCCTCGCCGACATCGCCCAGGAAGTCCAGGGCGTCAAGGACAAGTTCGCCCCCGGCATCTGGCAGCAGACCACCTTCGGCGGCGAGGCCGTCTACGCCCTGCCGCAGGACTCCGGGCCGCTGATGTTCTTCTACCGCGAGGACCTGTTCAAGCAGTACGGCCTGACCGTCCCCACCACCTGGGACGAGTTCGCCGAGACCGCCCGCGCCGTCAGGAAGAAGGCGCCGAAGAAGGCCCTGACCACCTTCTCCGCCAACGACTCCGGCCTCTTCGCCGGCCTCTCCCAGCAGGCCGGCGCCAAGTGGTGGACCTTCGAGGGCGACACCTGGAAGGTCGGCATCGACGACGCCGCCACCAAGAAGGTCACCGACTTCTGGGGCGGCCTGGTCGCCGAAGGCGCCATCGACAACCAGCCGATGTACACCCCCGCCTGGAACAAGGCCCTCAACACCGGCGAGCAGCTCGCCTGGGTCAGCGCCGTCTGGGCCCCCGGCACCCTCACCACCGCCGCCCCCGACACCAAGGGCAAGTGGGCCATGGCCCCCCTCCCGCAGTGGAACAAGGGCGACAACGCCACCGGCAGCTGGGGCGGCTCCTCCACCGCCGTCACCACCGACTCGAAGCACAAGGCCGCCGCAGCCCAGTTCGCCACCTGGCTGAACACCGACCCGGAGGCCCTCGCCGCGCTCGTCAAGGAGAGCGGCATCTACCCCGCGGCCACCGCCGCCCAGACCAGCGGAGCCCTCGCCAAGGCCCCCGACTACTTCGCCAACCAGCCCGACTTCTACACCCGCGCCGCCGAGATAGCGAAGACCACCGCCCCGGCCGCCTGGGGCCCCAACGTGAACGTCGCCTACACGTCCTTCAAGGACCAGTTCGGCAAGGCCGCCAAGGCGAAGAGCGGCTTCGCCGAAGCCCTCACCGCGATGCAGGCCGCCACCGTCACGGACCTGGACAAGCAGGGCTTCGAGGTCGCCCAGTGA
- a CDS encoding carbohydrate ABC transporter permease, translating to MTGLASPTLRKAAPTAGTTPGTSQGPPAPRPRRTALLPTAALVLGALYCLLPVAWVLVAATKADDELFSTFTLLPGSGLGDNIGELTRYRDGIYWRWMANSVLYAGLGGILSTIVSAFAGYALAVYRFRGREAFFNIMLAGVLMPPVILAIPQYLLMAEADLTDTYASVLLPLVLSPYGVYLGRIYAEAAVPMELVEAARVDGAGEWRIFLRIAVPMMAPGLVTIFLFQFVAIWNNFLLPFIMLGDDEKFPMTVGLFTLLKQGASQPALYTLVITGALLAIVPLIALFLLIQRFWSLDLLSGAVKS from the coding sequence ATGACCGGGCTCGCCTCCCCGACGCTCCGCAAGGCGGCCCCCACCGCCGGCACCACCCCCGGCACCTCCCAGGGCCCGCCCGCCCCGCGCCCCCGCCGCACCGCCCTGCTGCCCACCGCCGCCCTCGTCCTCGGCGCGCTCTACTGCCTGCTGCCCGTGGCGTGGGTCCTCGTCGCCGCCACCAAGGCCGACGACGAACTCTTCTCCACCTTCACCCTCCTGCCCGGCAGCGGCCTCGGCGACAACATCGGCGAGCTCACCCGCTACCGCGACGGCATCTACTGGCGCTGGATGGCCAACTCCGTGCTGTACGCGGGCCTCGGCGGCATCCTGTCCACCATCGTCTCCGCGTTCGCCGGCTACGCCCTCGCCGTCTACCGCTTCCGCGGCCGCGAGGCGTTCTTCAACATCATGCTGGCGGGCGTCCTCATGCCCCCCGTCATCCTCGCCATCCCGCAGTACCTGCTGATGGCCGAGGCCGACCTCACGGACACGTACGCCTCCGTCCTGCTGCCGCTGGTCCTCTCCCCGTACGGCGTCTACCTCGGCCGCATCTACGCCGAGGCCGCCGTCCCCATGGAGCTGGTCGAGGCGGCCCGCGTGGACGGCGCCGGCGAATGGCGGATCTTCCTCAGGATCGCCGTCCCCATGATGGCCCCGGGCCTGGTGACGATCTTCCTCTTCCAGTTCGTCGCCATCTGGAACAACTTCCTGCTGCCGTTCATCATGCTCGGCGACGACGAGAAGTTCCCCATGACCGTCGGCCTGTTCACCCTCCTCAAGCAGGGCGCGAGCCAGCCCGCCCTCTACACCCTGGTCATCACCGGCGCCCTGCTCGCGATCGTCCCGCTCATCGCCCTCTTCCTCCTCATCCAGCGCTTCTGGAGCCTCGATCTGCTCTCCGGCGCCGTAAAGTCCTGA
- a CDS encoding rhamnulokinase → MTRRPAGAPRDVFAAVDLGATSGRVMLGRVGPDHLALAEAHRFPNAPIRLPDGLRWNVLALFQGVLEGLRVAARSGGVASVGVDTWGVDYGLLDADGVLLGAPFHYRDPRTDGAAEGVWARVGQAELFRITGLQHLPFNTVFQLASAVGTAQLNAARTLLLMPDLVIHWLTGTVGAEETNASTTGLFDARAGTWSKELLGGLGVDPALLPPLRAPGDPAGELLPYVCEFTGLTPRTPVTTVASHDTASAVVAVPATGPDFAYLSCGTWSLAGLELDAPVLTEEARAANFTNERGVDGTVRFLRNIMGLWLLEECRRTWAGHGPAAEPPELSELLAQAARAEPFAALVDPDAPEFLAPGDLPERIRAHCRRTGQRAPESPGEVVRCVLESLALAHRRTLRQAAELAGRDVTRVHLVGGGARNELLCQWTADATGLPVVAGPVEATALGNVLVQARAAGLAGDLPSTRRLVARTQPLRHYVPRKDPAGRAAWDAAAARIEPSPRNP, encoded by the coding sequence ATGACCCGGAGGCCGGCGGGCGCGCCGCGGGATGTCTTCGCGGCGGTGGATCTCGGGGCCACCAGCGGACGGGTGATGCTCGGCCGCGTCGGCCCCGACCACCTCGCCCTCGCCGAGGCCCACCGGTTCCCCAACGCCCCGATCCGCCTGCCGGACGGGCTCCGCTGGAACGTCCTCGCGCTCTTCCAGGGCGTCCTGGAGGGGCTGCGCGTGGCCGCCCGCTCCGGCGGGGTCGCCTCCGTCGGCGTCGACACCTGGGGCGTGGACTACGGCCTCCTCGACGCCGACGGCGTCCTCCTGGGTGCTCCGTTCCACTATCGCGACCCGCGTACGGACGGCGCCGCCGAGGGCGTGTGGGCGCGGGTCGGCCAGGCGGAGCTCTTCCGGATCACGGGCCTCCAGCACCTGCCCTTCAACACCGTCTTCCAGCTCGCTTCAGCCGTCGGCACCGCCCAACTGAACGCGGCACGCACGCTGTTGCTCATGCCGGACCTGGTGATCCACTGGCTGACGGGGACGGTCGGGGCCGAGGAGACCAACGCCTCCACCACGGGCCTCTTCGACGCCCGCGCGGGCACCTGGTCGAAGGAGCTGCTCGGCGGGCTCGGAGTGGACCCCGCCCTCCTGCCGCCCCTCCGCGCGCCCGGCGACCCTGCGGGCGAACTCCTCCCGTACGTATGCGAGTTCACCGGTCTCACCCCTCGCACTCCGGTGACGACGGTCGCCTCCCACGACACCGCGTCGGCCGTCGTCGCCGTCCCGGCCACCGGCCCGGACTTCGCCTACCTGTCGTGCGGCACCTGGTCCCTGGCCGGCCTGGAGCTGGACGCCCCGGTGCTGACCGAGGAGGCCCGGGCGGCCAACTTCACCAACGAGCGCGGGGTCGACGGCACCGTCCGTTTCCTGCGCAACATCATGGGCCTGTGGCTCCTGGAGGAGTGCCGCCGGACGTGGGCGGGGCACGGTCCGGCCGCCGAACCGCCGGAGCTGTCGGAGTTGCTCGCGCAGGCGGCGCGGGCGGAGCCGTTCGCGGCGCTCGTCGACCCGGACGCGCCGGAGTTCCTGGCTCCGGGCGACCTGCCGGAGCGGATACGGGCCCACTGCCGCAGGACCGGGCAGCGCGCGCCCGAAAGCCCCGGCGAGGTGGTCCGCTGCGTCCTGGAAAGCCTGGCCCTCGCCCACCGGCGGACGCTGCGGCAGGCCGCCGAGCTGGCCGGCCGGGACGTCACGCGGGTCCATCTCGTGGGCGGCGGGGCCCGCAACGAGCTGCTGTGCCAGTGGACGGCGGACGCCACCGGCCTTCCCGTGGTCGCCGGACCCGTCGAGGCCACGGCCCTCGGCAACGTCCTCGTGCAGGCGCGGGCCGCCGGGCTCGCCGGCGACCTGCCCTCGACGCGTCGGCTCGTCGCGCGGACACAGCCCCTGCGACACTACGTACCGCGGAAGGACCCCGCCGGCCGCGCCGCCTGGGACGCGGCCGCCGCCCGAATCGAACCGTCCCCGAGGAACCCGTGA
- a CDS encoding LutC/YkgG family protein — protein sequence MTPQPSSRDRILARVRAAVADAPEAPAVARDYRTSHTADDPAGVLDLLHENLADYRAHVHRTTPDGLPALVARRLAERGARTVAVPPGLPAGWLAATDAVRRPDEPRLTPYELDGVDAVVTGCALAIAETGTIVLDGGPGQGRRALTLVPDLHVCVVRAPEQVVASVPLALPRLDPTLPLTWISGPSATSDIELDRVEGVHGPRTLEVILVAGGLT from the coding sequence GTGACGCCTCAGCCCTCAAGCCGTGACCGGATCCTCGCCCGGGTCCGCGCCGCCGTCGCCGACGCGCCCGAGGCGCCCGCCGTCGCCCGCGACTACCGGACGAGCCACACCGCGGACGACCCGGCGGGCGTCCTCGACCTGCTCCACGAGAACCTCGCCGACTACCGCGCCCACGTCCACCGGACCACGCCGGACGGGCTTCCCGCGCTGGTCGCCCGGAGGCTCGCGGAGCGCGGCGCCCGGACTGTCGCCGTCCCGCCCGGGCTGCCCGCCGGCTGGCTCGCCGCCACCGACGCCGTCCGGCGGCCCGACGAGCCGAGACTGACCCCGTACGAGCTCGACGGCGTCGACGCCGTGGTGACGGGCTGCGCCCTGGCGATCGCGGAGACCGGCACGATCGTCCTCGACGGCGGTCCGGGTCAGGGCCGGCGCGCCCTGACCCTCGTCCCCGATCTGCACGTCTGCGTGGTCCGGGCGCCGGAGCAGGTGGTGGCCTCGGTCCCCCTGGCGCTCCCCCGGCTCGACCCGACGCTTCCGCTCACCTGGATCTCCGGGCCGTCCGCGACGAGCGACATCGAACTCGACCGGGTCGAGGGCGTCCACGGCCCCCGGACCCTGGAAGTGATCCTGGTGGCCGGCGGCCTGACATGA
- a CDS encoding LacI family DNA-binding transcriptional regulator has protein sequence MSTAAARRRPATIHDVAREAGVSRGTVSRVLNGGHYVSPSAKAAVDAAIRRTGYVVNRHARSLITGKSDSVAFLLTEPQERFFEDPNFNVLLRACTQALAAQDIPLLLMIAGTEDERRRNLRYIEAGHVDGVLLVSSHSGDPVVDRLHEAGVPVVACGKPLGQTARIGYVAADDRDGARDMVRHLYASGRRRIATVSGPLDTPGGVERLAGYRETLAEVGLPVDETLVATGDYSRASGEDAAVALLERAPDIDAVFVASDLMAQGVLDALARAGRRVPEDIAVGGFDDSPAALSSRPSLTTIRQPWDRISTEMVRTLLARIAGEDPATVILPTELVRRESA, from the coding sequence ATGAGCACAGCAGCGGCAAGGCGCCGCCCGGCGACCATCCACGACGTGGCCCGCGAGGCCGGGGTCTCGCGCGGCACCGTCTCCCGCGTCCTCAACGGCGGCCACTACGTCAGCCCGTCGGCGAAGGCCGCCGTCGACGCCGCGATCCGCAGAACGGGATACGTCGTCAACCGGCACGCCCGCTCGCTGATCACCGGCAAGTCCGACTCGGTCGCCTTCCTCCTGACCGAGCCGCAGGAGCGCTTCTTCGAGGACCCCAACTTCAACGTCCTGCTGCGCGCCTGCACCCAGGCCCTCGCCGCCCAGGACATCCCGCTCCTCCTGATGATCGCGGGCACCGAGGACGAACGCCGCCGCAACCTCCGCTACATCGAGGCCGGCCACGTCGACGGCGTCCTCCTCGTCTCCAGCCACTCCGGCGACCCCGTCGTGGACCGGCTGCACGAGGCCGGCGTGCCCGTCGTCGCCTGCGGCAAGCCGCTCGGCCAGACCGCCAGGATCGGCTACGTCGCCGCCGACGACCGCGACGGCGCCCGCGACATGGTCCGCCACCTGTACGCGTCGGGGCGCCGCCGCATCGCCACCGTCAGCGGCCCGCTCGACACCCCGGGCGGCGTCGAGCGCCTCGCCGGCTACCGCGAGACGCTCGCCGAGGTCGGACTCCCCGTCGACGAGACCCTCGTCGCCACCGGCGACTACAGCCGGGCGAGCGGCGAGGACGCGGCCGTCGCCCTCCTGGAGCGGGCCCCCGACATCGACGCGGTCTTCGTCGCCTCCGACCTGATGGCACAGGGCGTCCTCGACGCCCTGGCCCGCGCGGGCCGGCGGGTCCCCGAGGACATCGCGGTGGGCGGCTTCGACGACTCCCCGGCGGCCCTCTCCAGCCGCCCCTCGCTCACCACGATCCGTCAGCCGTGGGACCGGATCAGCACCGAGATGGTGCGGACGCTCCTGGCCCGGATAGCGGGCGAGGACCCGGCGACGGTCATCCTGCCCACGGAGCTCGTCCGCAGGGAATCGGCGTAG
- a CDS encoding carbohydrate ABC transporter permease: MTQPPKGARRSYGVKAAPYGFLLPAAVLFALFFALPIGYAVWISFHKVEIKGLGLGKGAKSEVWAGLENYTSALTDSELLASALRVLGYGAIVVPVMLGLALFFALLLDSERVRARSFARLAIFLPYAVPGVIAAVLWGFLYLPDVSPFHYLLDKAGLPQPDLMDGGPLYLAMSNIAVWGGTGFNMIVIYTALRALPTEVYEAAKLDGCSELQIALRIKIPMVVPSLVLTFFFSIIATLQVFNEPMTLKPLTNGIPSTWSPLMKVYSDAFTGGNIYAASATAVVLALATFALSFALLRISNRRTTQGAGR, translated from the coding sequence GTGACGCAGCCCCCCAAGGGCGCGCGCCGGTCGTACGGGGTCAAGGCGGCCCCGTACGGCTTCCTCCTCCCCGCCGCCGTCCTCTTCGCCCTCTTCTTCGCCCTGCCCATCGGCTACGCGGTCTGGATCAGCTTCCACAAGGTCGAGATCAAGGGCCTCGGCCTCGGCAAGGGCGCCAAGTCCGAAGTCTGGGCCGGCCTGGAGAACTACACCTCCGCCCTCACCGACTCCGAACTCCTCGCGAGCGCCCTGCGCGTCCTCGGCTACGGCGCCATCGTCGTCCCCGTCATGCTCGGCCTCGCTCTCTTCTTCGCGCTCCTGCTCGACTCCGAGCGCGTCCGGGCCCGCTCCTTCGCCCGGCTCGCGATCTTCCTCCCGTACGCCGTCCCCGGCGTCATCGCGGCCGTCCTCTGGGGCTTCCTCTACCTCCCCGACGTCAGCCCCTTCCACTACCTCCTCGACAAGGCCGGCCTCCCGCAGCCCGACCTCATGGACGGCGGACCCCTCTACCTGGCGATGTCCAACATCGCCGTCTGGGGCGGCACCGGCTTCAACATGATCGTCATCTACACCGCGCTGCGCGCCCTGCCCACCGAGGTGTACGAGGCAGCCAAGCTCGACGGCTGCTCAGAACTCCAGATCGCGCTCCGCATCAAGATCCCGATGGTCGTGCCCTCGCTGGTGCTCACCTTCTTCTTCTCGATCATCGCGACCCTCCAGGTCTTCAACGAGCCCATGACGCTCAAGCCGCTCACCAACGGCATCCCGTCCACCTGGAGCCCGCTCATGAAGGTCTACAGCGACGCCTTCACCGGCGGGAACATTTACGCCGCCTCGGCCACCGCCGTCGTGCTCGCCCTCGCCACCTTCGCGCTCTCCTTCGCCCTCCTCAGGATCTCCAACCGCCGCACCACACAAGGAGCAGGCCGATGA